Proteins encoded by one window of Candidatus Sumerlaea chitinivorans:
- a CDS encoding Type IV pilus biogenesis protein PilQ: MCALQANSYAAPQRPSDKQAGGVIRQDIEFTTATTQTEQATTAASEFFAGQMGSAAQAIPGAVEEPAQPAVPVGDDAYPSGEEIERSPYFKPSKGESVAFVPPPIQKTMSERSEETGRELRAVLGEEVFNLRINIVTPPDEELANIIRLLAERAQLNFIYAEGVIKGRVTLNLKDVPLGVALQSLLAAHDLALVREGANVFRIVRRQDIQQTAVETKTIYVKVNWVPAQTIADTLKDIMGAGVGTKVGEVKAHKESNTVIITDTPPNVALMRDIIAQLDVPQKQVMIEARLVELLINNGRQLGSATTIERPDKSGNSRALGTLGDNAEHKETVNKVVIGEDGKPTIVTEEITVPATPVNTLVSNLLVGGGAPSFSFGKVISILGKDFDVAGTLDALESRRIANILANPKVITLDNETAQISITRDNPYIEAQQGVGQQAVAASVKFKQSGVELLVTPNITDNGYVRMKLQPRQEIYAGDFKNPTTGSNIPIIDKREALTNVIVKDEDTVVLGGLREIDSSDARSQVPWLGQVPVIGWFYKGSSRGFLKNDLMLFVTPHIIKTPVMTAAENYRYSRLDAHWDLPDYFFDDSIELRERRHRGEVDGDPRAYSPEPVKVPELSKNAKAE, encoded by the coding sequence ATGTGTGCCCTTCAGGCCAACTCCTACGCTGCTCCGCAGCGCCCAAGTGATAAGCAGGCGGGTGGAGTCATCCGACAAGATATCGAGTTTACGACCGCAACGACCCAAACCGAACAGGCGACCACAGCGGCCTCAGAATTCTTTGCCGGACAGATGGGCTCAGCCGCACAAGCAATTCCCGGTGCCGTTGAGGAGCCCGCGCAGCCGGCAGTGCCGGTCGGCGATGATGCCTATCCGTCAGGTGAAGAAATCGAGCGCTCCCCCTATTTCAAACCCTCAAAGGGGGAAAGCGTGGCCTTTGTTCCGCCACCGATTCAGAAAACCATGTCTGAGCGCAGCGAGGAAACGGGGCGGGAGTTGCGCGCTGTCCTTGGTGAGGAAGTCTTCAATTTGCGGATCAATATCGTGACCCCTCCAGACGAAGAACTCGCGAACATCATCCGTCTGTTGGCTGAACGTGCTCAACTCAACTTCATCTATGCCGAAGGCGTGATCAAGGGGCGGGTGACTCTGAACCTGAAGGATGTACCCCTTGGGGTTGCCTTACAGAGCTTGCTTGCGGCCCATGATCTTGCATTGGTGCGCGAAGGAGCCAATGTCTTCCGCATCGTTCGTCGTCAGGATATTCAACAGACGGCCGTCGAAACCAAGACGATCTACGTGAAAGTGAACTGGGTGCCTGCTCAGACGATTGCTGATACCCTAAAAGACATCATGGGAGCGGGTGTTGGCACCAAAGTTGGGGAAGTCAAAGCCCACAAAGAGTCCAACACGGTGATCATCACGGATACCCCACCGAATGTGGCGCTGATGCGCGACATTATTGCTCAGCTCGATGTTCCCCAAAAACAGGTGATGATCGAGGCGCGCCTTGTGGAGCTCCTCATCAACAATGGCCGTCAGCTTGGCTCCGCCACCACGATCGAGCGTCCGGATAAGTCCGGAAATAGCCGAGCGCTTGGCACCTTGGGGGACAATGCGGAACACAAGGAAACAGTGAACAAAGTTGTCATCGGCGAAGATGGCAAGCCCACCATCGTCACCGAGGAAATCACGGTCCCGGCAACCCCCGTCAATACCCTCGTAAGCAACTTGCTGGTGGGGGGCGGTGCCCCAAGCTTCTCGTTTGGAAAAGTGATTTCGATCTTGGGCAAGGATTTCGATGTGGCAGGGACTCTCGATGCGCTTGAATCGCGCCGCATCGCTAACATTCTCGCGAATCCTAAGGTGATCACTCTCGACAACGAAACGGCCCAAATCAGCATTACACGCGACAATCCGTATATCGAAGCTCAGCAGGGTGTTGGCCAGCAGGCGGTCGCGGCAAGCGTGAAGTTCAAGCAATCCGGCGTCGAGCTTCTCGTCACCCCAAATATCACGGATAATGGGTACGTGCGAATGAAGCTCCAGCCCCGTCAGGAAATTTACGCGGGTGACTTCAAGAACCCGACCACAGGCTCCAACATCCCGATTATTGATAAACGTGAGGCCTTGACCAACGTGATCGTGAAGGACGAGGACACGGTGGTGCTCGGCGGACTGCGCGAAATTGATAGTTCAGATGCGCGCTCGCAGGTACCGTGGCTTGGTCAGGTGCCAGTGATCGGATGGTTCTACAAGGGCAGCTCCCGAGGCTTCCTGAAGAACGACCTCATGCTTTTCGTTACACCCCACATCATCAAGACCCCCGTTATGACGGCAGCAGAGAACTATCGGTATTCTCGCCTCGACGCCCATTGGGACCTCCCAGACTACTTCTTCGATGACTCGATCGAGCTTCGTGAACGGCGTCACCGTGGCGAAGTGGACGGTGATCCGCGGGCTTACAGCCCTGAGCCCGTCAAGGTACCTGAGCTGTCCAAAAACGCAAAGGCCGAATAG
- a CDS encoding type IV pilus assembly protein PilO, which produces MMNVWAALTPQEKDLAKAGVVLAVLIFAGVAYYNWFFMADKISRNQKQIEAVQKEIKDIDAKIRDLQAALGNPEELKAKQEFLKKIAAKLPDSPDAPGFFQALSKVLQVTRVDYTELEPLKEVSRSAYVEIPYRIKGTARYHDFGHFLNLIEDNPDRFMRVRTFTIENRDDRPSVHPVTIELATFMFVKRG; this is translated from the coding sequence ATGATGAACGTTTGGGCAGCACTTACCCCTCAAGAGAAGGATCTGGCAAAAGCAGGAGTGGTTCTTGCCGTCCTTATCTTTGCTGGAGTGGCCTACTACAACTGGTTCTTCATGGCGGATAAGATTAGTCGCAACCAGAAGCAGATCGAGGCAGTTCAGAAAGAGATCAAGGACATCGACGCCAAAATCCGGGATCTACAGGCTGCCCTTGGCAACCCCGAGGAACTGAAGGCGAAGCAGGAATTTCTCAAAAAGATCGCGGCCAAACTTCCGGATTCTCCTGATGCGCCGGGTTTCTTCCAAGCCCTCAGCAAGGTTCTTCAGGTTACGCGGGTGGATTACACGGAGTTGGAGCCGCTAAAAGAAGTATCGCGCTCTGCTTACGTGGAAATCCCTTATCGCATCAAAGGTACCGCACGGTACCACGATTTCGGTCACTTCTTGAACCTGATTGAGGATAATCCGGACCGTTTCATGCGCGTCCGAACCTTTACCATCGAAAATCGCGATGATCGGCCCAGTGTCCATCCAGTGACGATTGAGTTGGCGACGTTTATGTTTGTGAAAAGAGGCTAA
- a CDS encoding BchE/P-methylase family protein, with the protein MKSRKRFQRVVFIEPKSTHIHVYSSVHIPRVGSILLATILQERGHDVTVIIEDMLHKKVTEEMVWQKILQADLLCISSITSTALRCYMWADRARAAGIPVVMGGTHVTYFPEEAIEHADYVMRGECDESFPLFMDVLESDGDFATVPGLTWRDKSGEVRHNPDAKLPSSAVLEANPFPNYELLWETNLHGGVASFALARGCPFNCSFCSVTKFNGAAIRTISAQRSLDMIEDYWKRYKPHYIFFAEDIFNQMRTRAKEIMRGLIERKIRPSIGFGAQMRHEVVHDKEFLELMREAGFDRAMVGFESINQASLDLCGKRETVEQIEHAIREFHRYGIKVHGMFVAGFDTDTPQTFRDTLAFVKKHHLDSFQLMLLTPLPGTRDWHNEGFGDGRRPMITREWSKFDGHHVIQVPKLMTAYEANLLALETMRGFYTLPRAFGRLLKGDFVEFIMRLEGHFLIRKWFKTPENRQYLEMLRRQLEEPKQQVAEKIRVLRRRIVIAHTEASLALRDTIDRFFAEIGVRVEHSRAGLGDLLAQGQSRWEEVRARIPEYLADKGWLRRDEVDFVVVPTDCGSEAKIKPEEVAPDVPLLVRLNINEQAKVLAEQCVQIALHYTQDALAAAETFRRVVLEQAQQLNPLVAAAQPAAVVRQNQALTRGRRLQ; encoded by the coding sequence ATGAAGTCCCGTAAGCGCTTTCAGCGCGTTGTTTTCATCGAACCGAAATCCACACACATTCACGTCTATAGTTCCGTGCATATCCCGCGGGTCGGTTCGATCCTCCTCGCCACCATCCTTCAGGAGCGAGGCCATGACGTCACCGTGATCATCGAAGACATGCTTCATAAGAAGGTCACGGAGGAGATGGTGTGGCAAAAAATCCTTCAGGCCGACCTGTTATGCATTTCTTCGATCACGTCGACGGCCTTGCGCTGTTATATGTGGGCGGATCGGGCGCGTGCCGCCGGCATTCCCGTCGTCATGGGTGGCACGCATGTGACCTATTTCCCGGAGGAAGCCATCGAACACGCCGATTACGTCATGCGCGGCGAGTGCGATGAGAGTTTCCCCCTCTTCATGGACGTTTTGGAATCTGATGGCGACTTCGCCACGGTCCCAGGCCTCACATGGCGCGACAAGAGTGGAGAGGTGCGTCATAATCCGGATGCAAAACTTCCCTCGTCCGCTGTTCTCGAAGCGAATCCGTTCCCGAATTATGAACTCTTATGGGAGACGAATCTCCACGGAGGCGTTGCCAGCTTTGCGCTCGCGCGCGGCTGCCCCTTCAATTGCTCCTTCTGTTCCGTCACCAAGTTCAACGGAGCTGCCATTCGCACGATTAGCGCCCAGCGAAGCCTTGATATGATCGAGGACTACTGGAAGCGCTACAAGCCGCACTACATCTTCTTTGCCGAGGATATCTTCAATCAAATGCGTACTCGCGCAAAGGAGATCATGCGGGGTCTCATCGAACGGAAAATTCGCCCCTCGATTGGCTTTGGGGCGCAGATGAGGCACGAGGTCGTGCACGACAAGGAATTCCTCGAACTTATGCGCGAGGCGGGTTTTGACCGCGCGATGGTGGGGTTCGAGTCCATCAATCAAGCCTCGCTCGATCTCTGCGGGAAGCGCGAAACAGTTGAGCAGATTGAACATGCCATTCGCGAATTCCACCGCTACGGAATCAAGGTCCACGGAATGTTCGTCGCGGGCTTTGACACGGATACACCGCAGACCTTCCGCGACACCCTCGCCTTTGTGAAAAAACATCATCTGGATTCGTTCCAGCTCATGCTTCTCACCCCCTTGCCCGGAACGCGTGATTGGCACAACGAAGGTTTTGGCGACGGGCGTCGGCCGATGATCACGCGCGAGTGGTCAAAGTTCGATGGCCATCATGTCATTCAGGTACCGAAACTCATGACCGCCTACGAGGCAAACCTGTTGGCACTGGAGACCATGCGCGGCTTTTATACGCTTCCAAGGGCTTTTGGGCGCCTCCTAAAAGGCGATTTTGTGGAATTCATCATGCGCCTCGAGGGGCATTTCCTGATTCGCAAATGGTTCAAGACTCCTGAGAATCGCCAGTATCTGGAAATGCTGCGCCGTCAGTTGGAAGAACCCAAGCAGCAGGTTGCCGAGAAGATTCGGGTTCTTCGCCGTCGGATCGTCATTGCCCACACCGAAGCAAGTCTGGCGTTGCGCGACACGATTGATCGCTTTTTTGCCGAAATCGGGGTGCGCGTCGAGCATTCCCGCGCCGGCTTAGGCGATCTGCTTGCTCAAGGGCAAAGCCGGTGGGAAGAAGTGCGTGCCCGCATCCCCGAATACCTTGCGGATAAAGGTTGGCTGCGGCGCGACGAGGTGGATTTCGTCGTGGTTCCAACTGACTGCGGTAGTGAGGCCAAAATCAAACCGGAAGAGGTTGCACCGGACGTGCCGCTGCTGGTGCGGCTCAACATCAACGAACAGGCAAAAGTGCTTGCAGAGCAATGCGTGCAAATTGCCCTCCACTATACTCAGGATGCACTGGCAGCAGCTGAAACATTCCGGCGTGTCGTTCTCGAGCAGGCTCAGCAGCTCAATCCGCTTGTGGCCGCCGCGCAACCTGCCGCTGTCGTGAGGCAGAATCAGGCGCTCACGCGGGGCCGGCGTTTACAGTGA